The Gilliamella apicola genome window below encodes:
- the xseA gene encoding exodeoxyribonuclease VII large subunit → MQHNSSILSVKDLNQMVKDLLADAIGQIWLMGEISNFSRPASGHWYFTLKDDTAQVRCAMFRNSNFRAGFTPQNGQQVLVRATVTLYEARGEYQLVIDKIQPAGAGLLQQKFEQLKQKLFEEGLFESIYKQSLPENIRTVGIITSSTGAALHDICQILKRRDPSLHLIIYPTQVQGTEAAAQIAKMIQIANARQECDVLIVGRGGGSLEDLWSFNEEVVARAIFASQLPVVSAVGHEIDFTIADFVADVRAATPSAAAELVSRDCLEQIRRIQVQEQHLSMAMDYYLTRRREMLNKWRHQLQTQHPQAKLAKKLNRLLSYQHALYENMQQYLLKQSNRHNFLDKQLLRLSPQNNITYLSQIIYQKRQQLVNFIQQKITESRHQFVLQTSKLNSVSPLATLERGYSVTTDQQNMVVRRVEQVNVGEVITTRLANGELISQIIDIQDKYHH, encoded by the coding sequence ATGCAGCATAATAGTTCGATTCTATCGGTTAAAGATCTTAATCAAATGGTGAAAGATCTTCTTGCTGATGCTATTGGTCAAATTTGGCTGATGGGTGAAATTTCTAATTTTTCTCGCCCAGCTTCTGGGCATTGGTATTTCACCTTAAAAGATGATACAGCTCAAGTTCGTTGTGCCATGTTTCGCAATAGTAATTTTCGTGCTGGATTTACACCACAAAATGGTCAACAGGTATTGGTTAGAGCAACTGTGACTCTTTATGAAGCACGAGGTGAATATCAACTTGTTATTGATAAAATCCAACCTGCTGGCGCAGGATTATTGCAACAAAAGTTTGAACAATTAAAACAAAAATTATTTGAAGAAGGTTTATTTGAATCTATTTATAAACAATCATTGCCTGAAAATATTCGTACTGTTGGCATTATTACTTCTTCAACTGGGGCAGCATTACATGATATTTGTCAGATCTTAAAACGACGTGATCCAAGTTTGCACTTAATTATCTATCCCACGCAAGTACAAGGCACAGAAGCTGCTGCACAGATCGCTAAAATGATTCAAATTGCCAACGCTCGTCAAGAATGTGATGTGTTAATTGTTGGTCGAGGTGGTGGCTCACTCGAAGATTTATGGTCATTTAATGAGGAAGTGGTCGCAAGAGCGATTTTTGCTAGCCAATTACCAGTTGTCAGTGCAGTGGGACATGAAATAGATTTTACCATAGCCGATTTTGTTGCTGATGTCAGAGCGGCTACTCCATCCGCAGCAGCAGAATTAGTTAGTCGCGATTGTTTAGAACAGATTAGACGGATTCAAGTTCAAGAACAGCATTTATCTATGGCAATGGATTATTATTTAACTCGACGTCGTGAAATGCTCAATAAGTGGCGTCACCAATTGCAGACTCAACATCCTCAAGCCAAACTAGCAAAAAAGTTAAATCGATTACTTTCTTACCAGCATGCTTTATATGAAAATATGCAGCAATATTTACTCAAACAGTCAAATCGTCATAATTTTTTAGATAAACAATTGTTACGACTATCACCTCAAAATAATATTACCTACTTAAGTCAAATAATTTACCAAAAACGTCAGCAACTTGTTAATTTTATTCAGCAAAAAATAACTGAGTCACGACATCAATTTGTTTTACAAACCTCGAAACTCAATAGTGTCAGTCCACTTGCGACATTAGAAAGAGGATACTCTGTAACAACCGATCAACAAAATATGGTGGTGCGTCGTGTTGAACAAGTAAACGTAGGCGAGGTTATAACAACCAGATTAGCTAATGGTGAATTAATTAGTCAAATTATTGATATACAAGATAAATATCATCATTAA
- the atpB gene encoding F0F1 ATP synthase subunit A: MSVSSPASPQAYIKHHLENLQVGSGFWTFNLDSLFFSIVLGVIFLWIFHRVAKKATSGVPSKLQCAVEMLFEFVNNTVKDMFTGQNKLIAPLALTVFTWVFLMNLMDLIPVDFLPYAAQYLGLSHLRVVPSADVSITMSMSLGVFILIIIYSIKYKGISGFIKEYTLHPFNHWAFAPINLILELVSLLAKPVSLGLRLFGNMYAGELIFILIAALLPWWSQWVLSLPWAIFHILIITLQAFIFMVLTIVYLAMASATEDH, encoded by the coding sequence ATGTCAGTTTCCTCTCCAGCTTCACCACAAGCTTATATCAAGCACCATCTTGAGAACTTGCAAGTAGGTTCTGGTTTTTGGACCTTTAATCTGGACTCGTTGTTCTTTTCAATTGTACTTGGTGTTATCTTTTTATGGATATTTCATCGTGTAGCTAAAAAAGCTACCAGTGGTGTACCAAGTAAATTGCAATGTGCAGTAGAAATGCTCTTTGAATTTGTTAATAACACTGTTAAAGACATGTTCACAGGTCAAAATAAACTCATTGCACCGTTAGCCTTAACTGTGTTTACTTGGGTGTTTTTGATGAACTTAATGGATCTCATTCCAGTAGACTTTTTACCTTACGCTGCACAATATTTAGGTCTTTCGCATTTAAGAGTCGTCCCTTCTGCAGATGTCAGTATCACTATGTCAATGTCATTAGGCGTATTTATTCTTATCATAATCTATTCAATTAAATACAAAGGTATTTCTGGATTTATTAAAGAATATACACTTCATCCTTTTAATCATTGGGCATTTGCGCCAATCAATTTAATTCTTGAACTTGTTAGCTTATTAGCTAAACCAGTTTCTTTAGGGCTTCGACTTTTCGGTAATATGTATGCTGGCGAACTTATCTTTATCTTAATTGCTGCACTATTACCTTGGTGGTCACAATGGGTACTCTCATTACCTTGGGCCATATTCCATATTTTAATTATTACGTTACAAGCTTTTATTTTTATGGTGTTGACGATCGTCTATTTAGCAATGGCATCGGCAACGGAAGATCACTAA
- the atpE gene encoding F0F1 ATP synthase subunit C, translated as MDSMLFVAAGIMMGLAAIGGAVGIGLLGGKFLEGAARQPELMPMLRTQFFIVMGLVDAIPMICVGIALYVIFAVAG; from the coding sequence ATGGATAGTATGTTATTTGTAGCCGCGGGCATAATGATGGGATTAGCTGCAATTGGTGGTGCAGTTGGTATTGGATTACTAGGTGGTAAATTCCTAGAAGGTGCCGCTCGTCAACCTGAATTAATGCCTATGTTACGTACCCAATTCTTTATCGTTATGGGCTTAGTTGATGCGATTCCAATGATCTGTGTGGGTATTGCGCTTTATGTTATTTTTGCTGTTGCCGGTTAA
- the tyrA gene encoding bifunctional chorismate mutase/prephenate dehydrogenase, whose protein sequence is MSTELLALRDKIDEVDKSILSLINKRLALVAEVGDVKSKHGIPIYDPKREAEMLAKRRQEAENIGVSSALIEDILRRLMRESYIHENDKGFKKVYTGQGSIVIVGGNGQMGRLFARLFTLSGYHVKTLGSKTMHQAAEVVADAAAVIVTVPINKTCEIINQLPQLPKDCILTDFTSIKVKPLEAMLKKHSGPVVGLHPMFGPDVPNLAKQVIVYCEGREPAKYEWLIEQMRIWGANLCAIDAKKHDKCMSFIQALRHFTSFSYGVNLQREQADLEQLIALSSPIYRLELMMVGRLFAQDPVLYADIIMASDDNIELIKRYYQCFGEMVELIEQRDKAKFIENFNNVTEWFGNYAQRFIKESQVLLKFANDNRE, encoded by the coding sequence ATGTCTACGGAATTACTTGCCTTGCGCGATAAAATCGATGAAGTCGATAAATCAATTTTATCTCTAATTAATAAAAGATTAGCTTTAGTTGCCGAAGTTGGCGATGTAAAAAGCAAACACGGTATTCCTATTTACGATCCCAAGCGTGAAGCAGAAATGTTAGCCAAAAGGCGACAAGAAGCTGAAAATATTGGCGTATCATCTGCTTTAATTGAAGATATATTACGCCGTTTAATGCGTGAATCATACATACATGAAAATGACAAAGGTTTTAAAAAGGTCTATACCGGTCAAGGCTCTATCGTTATCGTTGGGGGTAATGGACAAATGGGTAGATTATTTGCCCGCCTATTCACCCTGTCTGGTTACCATGTTAAAACCTTAGGTTCTAAAACCATGCATCAAGCAGCCGAAGTAGTTGCTGATGCAGCTGCTGTGATTGTCACAGTACCAATTAACAAAACTTGTGAAATCATCAATCAATTACCACAACTACCTAAAGATTGTATCTTAACCGATTTTACGTCAATAAAAGTGAAACCGCTTGAAGCTATGCTCAAAAAGCATTCTGGCCCTGTCGTTGGATTGCACCCGATGTTTGGTCCTGATGTTCCGAATTTAGCGAAACAAGTTATTGTCTATTGTGAAGGGCGTGAACCAGCTAAATATGAATGGTTAATTGAACAAATGCGCATTTGGGGTGCCAACTTATGTGCAATTGATGCCAAAAAGCATGATAAATGTATGTCATTTATTCAAGCTTTACGCCATTTTACCTCTTTTTCGTATGGCGTAAATTTGCAGCGAGAACAAGCCGATTTAGAACAATTGATTGCTCTATCCTCCCCTATTTATCGACTAGAATTAATGATGGTAGGCAGATTGTTTGCACAAGATCCGGTACTTTATGCCGATATTATTATGGCATCTGATGATAATATTGAATTAATCAAACGTTATTATCAATGTTTCGGAGAAATGGTGGAGCTAATTGAGCAACGCGACAAAGCAAAATTTATTGAGAATTTTAATAATGTCACCGAGTGGTTTGGTAATTATGCTCAGCGCTTTATTAAAGAAAGTCAGGTTTTACTAAAATTTGCTAATGATAATCGGGAATGA
- the atpG gene encoding F0F1 ATP synthase subunit gamma, whose product MANAKEIRTKIASIQSTQKITKAMEMVANSKMRKTQDRMAASRPYAEMIREVIGHLALAQIGAKHPYLEERDVKRVGYLIISTDRGLCGGLNINLFKTVIADMSAWQEKNVEADVALIGSRGVSFFSSVKTNILTQVTNLGDEPTLSDLIGPVKTMLEAYDKGNIDKLYIVTNKFINTMSQKPTIQQLLPLPPSEDKALKASSWDYIYEPDAKSLLDVILRRYIESQVYQAVVDNLASEQAARMVAMKAATDNGANLINELQIVYNKARQGAITNELIDIVSGAAAVSG is encoded by the coding sequence ATGGCTAATGCAAAAGAGATTAGAACAAAAATTGCCAGTATCCAAAGTACGCAAAAGATCACTAAAGCGATGGAAATGGTTGCCAATTCTAAAATGCGTAAAACGCAAGATAGAATGGCAGCAAGTCGTCCATATGCTGAAATGATTCGTGAAGTAATTGGACATTTAGCGTTAGCTCAGATAGGCGCCAAGCATCCTTATTTAGAAGAAAGAGATGTAAAGCGAGTTGGCTATCTTATCATTTCAACCGATCGTGGTTTATGCGGTGGTTTAAATATCAATCTTTTCAAAACTGTCATTGCTGATATGTCAGCATGGCAGGAAAAAAATGTTGAAGCTGATGTTGCTTTAATTGGTTCTCGGGGTGTTTCATTTTTCTCATCAGTAAAAACAAACATCTTAACACAAGTCACTAATTTAGGTGACGAACCAACTTTATCCGATTTAATTGGACCGGTAAAAACAATGCTTGAGGCATATGACAAAGGTAATATTGATAAATTATATATTGTTACTAATAAATTTATTAATACCATGTCACAAAAACCAACAATACAGCAATTATTACCATTACCACCATCGGAAGATAAAGCGCTCAAAGCTTCATCATGGGATTATATTTATGAGCCAGATGCTAAATCACTATTAGATGTGATTTTACGTCGTTATATTGAATCACAAGTCTATCAAGCTGTGGTTGACAATCTAGCGAGTGAACAAGCGGCAAGAATGGTGGCCATGAAAGCAGCAACAGATAACGGTGCAAACCTAATTAATGAATTACAAATTGTGTATAACAAAGCACGTCAAGGTGCTATCACAAATGAATTGATTGATATTGTATCCGGTGCAGCCGCTGTTTCAGGTTAG
- the atpH gene encoding F0F1 ATP synthase subunit delta: MADLITIARPYAKAAFDFAVERNSIESWHKMLVLTSQVSKDAQVRSILTSDMKTDSVANLLINICKDVLDEFSTNFIKVMAENKRLSLLPEVLTLFEQYCLDKDAQADVDVISANELTSEQLNKISIAVEKRLSRKVKLKCHIDKSLISGFIIRTGDMVIDSSIRGRLNRLNDALQS; this comes from the coding sequence ATGGCTGACTTAATTACAATTGCTCGTCCTTATGCTAAAGCCGCTTTTGATTTTGCGGTAGAAAGAAACAGCATCGAATCATGGCATAAAATGTTAGTATTAACTTCTCAAGTAAGCAAAGATGCACAAGTAAGAAGTATTCTAACATCTGATATGAAAACTGATTCGGTGGCTAATTTACTCATCAACATCTGTAAAGATGTATTAGATGAGTTTAGCACTAATTTTATTAAAGTTATGGCTGAAAACAAACGATTATCACTTCTTCCTGAAGTTTTAACTTTGTTTGAACAATATTGTTTGGATAAAGATGCTCAAGCAGATGTTGATGTCATTTCAGCTAATGAGCTAACTAGCGAACAACTTAATAAAATTTCTATCGCTGTCGAAAAACGTTTATCACGAAAAGTAAAACTAAAATGTCATATAGATAAATCGCTCATTTCTGGTTTTATTATTCGTACGGGCGATATGGTTATTGATAGTAGTATCAGAGGGCGTTTAAATCGTTTAAATGACGCTCTACAGTCTTAA
- the atpF gene encoding F0F1 ATP synthase subunit B has protein sequence MNMNATLLGQAITFVLFVWFCMKFIWPPVISAIEKRQKEIADGLASAETAKKDLELAKANTSDIMQQAKVEANAIIEQANKRKAIILEEAQQEAIREKERIVAQGLAEVEAERKRAREELKQQVATLAIAGAEKIIERSVNEAANSDIIDKLVAEL, from the coding sequence ATGAATATGAACGCAACTCTCCTCGGCCAAGCAATTACATTTGTATTGTTTGTTTGGTTCTGCATGAAGTTTATTTGGCCACCTGTTATTAGTGCGATTGAAAAACGCCAAAAAGAGATAGCAGACGGTCTTGCTTCAGCAGAAACAGCAAAAAAAGATTTGGAATTAGCCAAAGCAAATACATCTGACATAATGCAACAGGCTAAGGTAGAGGCTAATGCAATTATAGAGCAAGCAAACAAACGCAAAGCTATCATTCTTGAAGAAGCACAACAAGAAGCGATCCGCGAAAAAGAACGTATTGTTGCTCAAGGACTTGCCGAAGTAGAAGCTGAACGCAAACGCGCTAGAGAAGAGCTTAAACAACAAGTCGCTACACTCGCTATTGCTGGTGCAGAAAAAATTATTGAACGTTCTGTTAATGAAGCCGCAAATAGCGACATCATTGATAAACTCGTAGCTGAATTATAA
- the glmM gene encoding phosphoglucosamine mutase — MSNRKYFGTDGIRGKVGEYPITPDFALKLGWAAGCVLAKDGVKKVLIGKDTRISGYMLESALEAGFASAGVATAFTGPMPTPAIAYLTRTFRADAGVVISASHNPFYDNGIKFFSTEGKKLDDAIELEIEAQLEKEIDCVESKQLGRASRITDAAGRYIEFCKSTFDHDLSLAGLKIVVDCANGATYHIAPKVLRELGANVIEIGCEPDGVNINDNCGATDIRALAKCVIDEKANLGFALDGDGDRIIMVDHKGNKIDGDLIIYIIAREALRQGQLKGGVVGTLMSNIGLEIALKNLGIQFVRAKVGDRYVLEKMLEKNWRLGAENSGHVLLLDKTTTGDGIVAGLQVLAAMVRNNMSLADLCSGMTMMPQVLINVRFAGKHDPLTNPNVKLAIEQAEKELGIHGRVLIRKSGTEPLIRVMVEGNDAAEVQKLAEQIAEAVKASN; from the coding sequence ATGTCTAATCGAAAATATTTTGGCACTGATGGGATTCGAGGCAAAGTTGGAGAGTACCCTATCACACCAGATTTTGCGCTTAAGCTGGGGTGGGCTGCAGGTTGTGTACTTGCTAAAGATGGGGTTAAAAAAGTATTAATTGGTAAAGATACTCGTATTTCTGGTTACATGCTTGAATCAGCACTTGAAGCAGGATTTGCTTCGGCGGGTGTTGCCACTGCATTTACAGGCCCCATGCCAACTCCAGCTATTGCGTATTTAACAAGAACATTTAGAGCTGATGCAGGTGTGGTTATTTCTGCATCACATAATCCATTTTATGATAATGGTATTAAATTTTTTTCGACTGAAGGAAAAAAGCTTGATGATGCAATCGAATTAGAAATTGAAGCTCAGCTTGAAAAAGAGATCGACTGCGTTGAATCCAAACAACTTGGACGTGCAAGCCGTATTACCGATGCAGCAGGTCGTTACATTGAATTTTGTAAAAGTACTTTTGATCATGATTTAAGTTTAGCTGGTTTAAAAATAGTCGTCGATTGTGCTAACGGTGCAACTTATCATATTGCTCCTAAAGTTTTACGTGAACTTGGTGCAAATGTGATAGAGATAGGCTGTGAACCCGACGGAGTTAACATCAATGATAATTGTGGAGCAACAGATATTAGAGCATTAGCCAAATGTGTTATTGATGAAAAAGCTAATTTAGGATTTGCCCTCGATGGTGATGGTGATCGCATTATCATGGTTGATCATAAAGGGAATAAAATTGATGGTGATTTAATTATTTATATTATTGCTCGTGAAGCATTAAGGCAAGGTCAATTAAAAGGTGGCGTTGTTGGTACACTAATGAGTAATATAGGACTTGAAATCGCACTTAAAAATTTGGGTATTCAATTTGTACGCGCTAAAGTTGGTGATCGTTATGTACTTGAAAAAATGCTTGAAAAAAATTGGCGCTTAGGTGCTGAAAACTCTGGTCACGTTTTATTATTAGATAAAACCACCACTGGTGATGGTATTGTTGCGGGTTTACAAGTATTAGCCGCAATGGTGCGTAATAATATGTCATTAGCTGATTTATGTAGTGGCATGACCATGATGCCACAAGTATTAATCAACGTACGATTTGCTGGCAAACATGATCCATTAACAAATCCTAATGTTAAATTAGCCATTGAACAAGCCGAAAAAGAACTTGGTATTCATGGGCGTGTTTTGATTCGAAAATCAGGAACAGAACCACTTATTCGCGTTATGGTTGAAGGTAATGATGCTGCTGAAGTACAAAAACTGGCAGAACAAATCGCTGAAGCAGTTAAAGCATCAAATTAG
- the atpD gene encoding F0F1 ATP synthase subunit beta, with the protein MATGKIVQIIGAVVDVEFPEDAVPKVYDALEVETGTEKLVLEVQQQLGGGVVCCIAMGSSDGLRRGLKVVNTGHGIEVPVGTKTLGRIMNVLGDPVDKAGPIGEEERWAIHRAAPTYEELANSTELLETGIKVIDLICPFAKGGKVGLFGGAGVGKTVNMMELIRNIAIEHSGYSVFTGVGERTREGNDFYHEMKESNVLDKVSLVYGQMNEPPGNRLRVALTGLTMAEKFRDEGKDVLLFIDNIYRYTLAGTEVSALLGRMPSAVGYQPTLAEEMGLLQERITSTKTGSITSIQAVYVPADDLTDPSPATTFAHLDATIVLSRQIASLGIYPAVDPLDSTSRQLDPLVVGQEHYDCARGVQSILQRYQELKDIIAILGMDELSEDDKLTVARARKIQRFLSQPFFVAEVFTGSPGKYVPLKDTISAFKGIMNGDYDHIPEQAFYMVGSIDEAIEKAKSL; encoded by the coding sequence ATGGCTACTGGAAAGATTGTCCAGATCATCGGTGCGGTGGTTGATGTCGAATTCCCAGAAGATGCAGTACCGAAGGTATATGATGCATTAGAAGTGGAAACTGGCACTGAAAAATTAGTTCTGGAAGTTCAACAACAATTAGGTGGTGGCGTTGTTTGTTGTATCGCAATGGGATCATCTGATGGTTTAAGACGTGGACTTAAAGTAGTAAACACAGGCCACGGTATTGAAGTACCTGTAGGTACCAAAACACTTGGTCGTATTATGAACGTACTAGGTGATCCTGTTGATAAAGCAGGTCCAATTGGTGAAGAAGAGCGTTGGGCAATTCACCGTGCTGCACCAACTTATGAAGAACTCGCTAACTCAACTGAGTTACTTGAAACAGGTATCAAAGTTATCGACTTAATTTGTCCATTTGCTAAAGGTGGTAAAGTTGGTCTATTCGGCGGTGCTGGTGTTGGTAAAACCGTTAATATGATGGAATTAATCCGTAACATCGCTATCGAACACTCAGGTTACTCAGTATTTACTGGAGTGGGTGAACGTACCCGTGAAGGTAATGATTTCTATCACGAAATGAAAGAATCAAACGTACTTGATAAAGTATCGTTAGTATATGGTCAAATGAATGAACCACCTGGAAACCGTCTACGCGTGGCGTTAACTGGTTTAACTATGGCTGAAAAATTCCGTGACGAAGGTAAGGACGTATTATTATTCATCGATAATATTTATCGTTACACCTTAGCGGGTACTGAAGTATCTGCATTATTAGGTCGTATGCCATCTGCGGTAGGTTACCAACCAACATTAGCAGAAGAGATGGGCTTATTACAAGAACGTATCACTTCAACTAAAACAGGTTCAATTACCTCTATTCAAGCGGTATATGTACCTGCCGATGACTTGACTGACCCGTCGCCAGCAACCACCTTTGCTCACTTAGATGCAACAATCGTATTGAGTCGTCAAATCGCTTCATTAGGTATCTATCCAGCGGTTGATCCATTAGATTCAACTAGCCGTCAATTAGATCCACTTGTTGTTGGTCAAGAACATTATGATTGTGCTCGTGGCGTTCAGTCAATTTTACAACGCTATCAAGAATTAAAAGATATTATCGCAATTCTTGGTATGGATGAATTATCAGAAGATGATAAATTAACCGTTGCACGTGCACGTAAAATTCAACGATTCTTATCTCAACCATTCTTCGTTGCAGAAGTATTTACAGGATCTCCTGGTAAATATGTACCATTGAAAGATACCATCAGTGCTTTTAAAGGAATTATGAACGGTGATTACGACCACATTCCTGAACAAGCATTCTATATGGTTGGTTCAATCGACGAAGCAATTGAGAAAGCAAAATCTCTCTAA
- the xthA gene encoding exodeoxyribonuclease III — MKVISFNINSLRARIHQLAAIIDKHQPDVIGLQETKVHNDQFPVEDLEQFGYYLNYHGQKGHYGVALLTKQKPLSVKCGFPTDSDDAQCRLIMAQLPTSQGELTVINGYFPQGESLHHEIKYPAKRKFYQDLIDYLKQQQLSDQLCLIMGDMNISPTDLDIGISDDSRKRWLRTGKCSFLPEEREWMNNLLSLGFADTYRKEHPTKQEYSWFDYRSKGFDTHTGLRIDLILASEKLMTHCQQTGIDYDIRAMEKPSDHAPIWAQFDLV, encoded by the coding sequence ATGAAAGTTATTTCTTTTAATATTAATAGTCTTCGGGCTCGAATCCATCAATTAGCCGCCATTATCGATAAGCACCAACCGGATGTAATAGGTCTACAAGAAACCAAAGTTCATAATGATCAGTTTCCAGTTGAAGATCTTGAGCAGTTCGGTTACTACTTAAATTATCATGGACAAAAAGGGCATTATGGTGTAGCGCTGTTAACTAAGCAAAAGCCACTTTCAGTAAAATGTGGTTTTCCAACTGATAGCGATGATGCCCAATGTCGATTAATTATGGCTCAGTTGCCAACCAGCCAAGGTGAGTTAACAGTAATTAATGGTTATTTTCCACAGGGTGAAAGTCTGCATCATGAGATCAAATACCCTGCAAAACGTAAGTTTTATCAAGATTTGATTGATTATTTAAAGCAACAACAATTAAGTGATCAGCTTTGCCTGATTATGGGCGACATGAATATTAGCCCAACTGATTTGGATATTGGCATTTCAGATGATAGCCGTAAACGTTGGTTGCGAACTGGTAAATGTTCATTTTTACCTGAAGAGCGAGAGTGGATGAACAATTTATTGTCGCTTGGATTTGCTGATACTTATCGTAAAGAACATCCAACAAAACAGGAATATTCTTGGTTTGATTATCGCTCTAAAGGCTTTGATACTCATACTGGATTAAGAATTGATTTGATTTTAGCAAGTGAAAAATTGATGACGCATTGCCAACAAACAGGCATTGATTATGATATTCGCGCTATGGAAAAACCATCTGATCATGCGCCAATTTGGGCACAATTTGATTTAGTTTAA
- the atpA gene encoding F0F1 ATP synthase subunit alpha yields MQLNSTEISELIKERIAQFNIVSDAHNEGTIISVSDGILRIHGLTDVMQGEMIALPGNRYAMALNLERDSVGAVVMGPYEDLSEGMKVQCTGRILQVPVGDGLLGRVINTLGEPIDGKGSIQHDGFSPVEVVAPGVIDRQSVDQALQTGYKAVDSMIPIGRGQRELIIGDRQTGKTALAIDAIINQRDSGVKCIYVAIGQKQSTIANVVRKLEEHGALKNTIVVVASASESAALQYLAPYAGCAMGEYFRDRGQDALIVYDDLSKQAVAYRQISLLLRRPPGREAYPGDVFYLHSRLLERAARVNEAYVEEFTKGEVKGKTGSLTALPIIETQAGDVSAFVPTNVISITDGQIFLETSLFNSGIRPAVNPGISVSRVGGAAQTKIMKKLSGGIRTALAQYRELAAFSQFASDLDEATRNQLSHGEKVTELLKQKQYSPMTVAEQSIVLYAAERGYLEDVELAKVLPFETALLAYAHSQYADFVKQIDETGNYNDEIESKLKALLESFKSTQTW; encoded by the coding sequence ATGCAGCTAAATTCAACTGAAATAAGTGAACTAATTAAAGAGCGGATAGCTCAGTTCAATATTGTGAGTGATGCTCACAATGAAGGAACAATCATCTCAGTAAGTGATGGTATTCTTCGAATTCACGGATTAACCGATGTAATGCAAGGCGAAATGATTGCATTACCTGGTAATCGATATGCAATGGCATTAAACCTAGAACGAGACTCAGTCGGTGCAGTGGTTATGGGACCATACGAAGACTTATCGGAAGGGATGAAAGTGCAATGTACTGGTCGTATTTTACAGGTACCCGTTGGTGATGGCTTATTAGGTCGTGTTATCAATACACTTGGTGAACCTATTGATGGCAAAGGCTCGATTCAACATGATGGATTTTCACCAGTTGAAGTTGTCGCACCTGGTGTTATCGATCGTCAATCAGTCGATCAGGCATTACAAACAGGTTATAAAGCCGTCGACTCAATGATTCCAATTGGTCGTGGTCAGCGTGAACTTATTATCGGTGACCGTCAAACAGGTAAAACAGCATTAGCAATCGATGCAATCATTAACCAACGTGATTCAGGTGTAAAATGTATTTATGTAGCAATTGGTCAAAAACAGTCAACTATTGCAAACGTAGTACGTAAACTTGAAGAACATGGTGCACTAAAAAATACTATCGTTGTTGTAGCTTCAGCGTCTGAATCAGCCGCATTACAATATTTAGCGCCTTACGCCGGTTGTGCTATGGGTGAGTACTTCCGCGATCGTGGTCAAGATGCATTAATTGTTTATGATGATCTATCTAAACAAGCAGTTGCTTACCGTCAAATTTCGTTATTACTTCGTCGTCCACCTGGACGTGAAGCATATCCTGGTGATGTATTCTATCTTCACTCTCGTTTACTTGAACGTGCAGCTCGTGTTAACGAAGCTTATGTTGAAGAATTTACTAAAGGCGAAGTAAAAGGTAAAACAGGTTCATTAACGGCATTACCAATTATCGAAACACAAGCTGGTGACGTATCGGCATTCGTACCAACTAACGTAATTTCAATTACTGATGGTCAGATCTTCCTTGAAACAAGCCTATTTAACTCAGGTATTCGCCCTGCGGTTAACCCGGGTATTTCGGTTTCTCGTGTTGGTGGTGCGGCACAAACCAAAATAATGAAAAAATTATCAGGTGGTATTCGTACGGCACTTGCACAATATCGTGAATTAGCTGCGTTCTCACAATTTGCTTCTGACTTAGATGAAGCAACAAGAAACCAATTAAGTCATGGTGAAAAGGTAACCGAATTATTGAAACAAAAGCAATACTCGCCTATGACTGTTGCTGAGCAATCAATTGTACTTTACGCTGCTGAACGTGGTTATCTTGAAGATGTAGAACTTGCTAAAGTATTACCATTTGAAACAGCACTCCTTGCTTATGCCCATAGTCAATATGCTGACTTTGTCAAACAAATCGACGAAACGGGTAATTACAATGATGAGATTGAAAGTAAGTTAAAAGCATTACTTGAAAGCTTTAAATCAACTCAAACTTGGTAA